In Ruania zhangjianzhongii, the following proteins share a genomic window:
- a CDS encoding glycoside hydrolase family 3 N-terminal domain-containing protein: MNARHPAPETTPIWADAGRSVHDRVEGLLAELTVAEKLAQLGSYWDDRRSTGEIIAPLQDVFQQGRPSFDEAVQDGIGHLTRVFGTRPTTAAGGVRALNAAQHTVRSRSRWGIPAIAHEECLTGFTTLGATVYPSPLAWGATFDPEVIELVGAAIGADMRSVGVHQGLAPVLDVARDYRWGRLEETIGEDPYLVGMIGTAYVRGMESAGVVATLKHFAGYAGSRGGRNHAPVAIGPRELADVVLPPFEMAIRLGGARSVMNSYSEIDGMPVAADAELLTRVLREEWGFEGTVVSDYWSVPFLKSKHGVAATVAEAGVVALRAGLDVELPDTSGFGLLGPLVEDGRLDEALVDRAVRRVLRQKVELGLLDPQQEAPGTADVDLDSDTNRSLARQVAEESIVLLENRQDLLPLADQPRRIAVIGPCADDPRAFLGCYSYPIHVLARHPEYGLGLEVDSLPEALASELPAAEIVTAPGCPLAEPDRTGIADAVSLASSADVVIAVVGDRAGMFGRGTSGEGSDAVDLNLPGVQGELLDALLDAGTPVVILSLSGRPYALGRYRDRAGALVQAFMPGVEAAGALARMLSGRIDAGGRLPVEIPASTGGAPHTYLGPALQHDGDRISNVRVAPAFPFGHGLSYGSTHWEPLVVEDREIPMDGTVRASVTVRNTGDRLACDVVQLYAHDPVASVTRPVRELVGFQRLRLDPGASKTVTFAVHTDRLSFTRGRAERVVEPGAVEFFAARSSLEVVSSEVVELVGPTRCVAPGQRVLTTEVEIV, from the coding sequence ATGAACGCTCGCCATCCGGCCCCCGAGACAACGCCGATCTGGGCCGATGCAGGCCGTAGCGTCCACGATCGCGTCGAGGGGTTGCTCGCCGAGCTCACCGTGGCCGAGAAGCTCGCCCAGCTCGGTAGCTATTGGGACGATCGACGCAGCACCGGTGAAATCATCGCACCCTTACAAGACGTCTTTCAGCAGGGACGCCCGTCCTTCGACGAGGCGGTCCAGGACGGTATCGGCCACCTCACCCGGGTGTTCGGCACGCGGCCCACGACGGCGGCCGGCGGCGTGCGGGCGCTGAACGCAGCGCAGCACACGGTGCGTTCCAGAAGCAGGTGGGGCATCCCCGCGATCGCCCATGAAGAGTGCCTCACCGGTTTCACCACGCTCGGCGCTACGGTCTATCCCTCGCCGCTGGCCTGGGGCGCGACCTTCGATCCGGAGGTGATCGAACTGGTAGGGGCAGCTATCGGTGCCGATATGCGTTCGGTCGGCGTGCATCAGGGCCTGGCGCCTGTTCTGGACGTCGCCCGGGACTATCGGTGGGGCCGGTTGGAGGAGACCATCGGTGAGGACCCCTACCTGGTGGGAATGATCGGCACCGCGTATGTTCGCGGGATGGAGTCGGCCGGTGTGGTCGCCACGCTGAAGCACTTCGCCGGCTACGCCGGTTCCCGGGGCGGACGAAACCACGCTCCGGTAGCCATCGGGCCGCGAGAGCTCGCCGACGTCGTCCTGCCTCCCTTCGAGATGGCGATCCGGTTGGGTGGCGCACGTTCGGTGATGAACTCGTACTCGGAGATCGACGGGATGCCCGTGGCGGCCGATGCCGAGCTGCTCACCCGGGTCCTCCGTGAGGAGTGGGGCTTCGAGGGGACGGTCGTCTCCGACTACTGGTCCGTACCATTCCTGAAGTCCAAGCACGGAGTGGCCGCCACAGTGGCGGAGGCGGGCGTGGTCGCGCTCCGGGCCGGGCTGGACGTCGAGCTGCCGGACACGAGCGGTTTCGGGCTCCTCGGGCCCCTCGTCGAGGACGGCAGGTTGGACGAAGCCCTGGTCGACCGCGCTGTGCGGCGAGTGCTGCGGCAGAAGGTCGAGCTCGGCCTCCTCGACCCGCAGCAGGAGGCGCCTGGCACGGCCGACGTCGACCTCGACAGCGACACCAACCGCAGCTTGGCGCGGCAGGTGGCCGAGGAGTCGATCGTCCTGCTGGAGAACCGCCAGGACCTGCTTCCGCTCGCAGACCAGCCTCGGCGGATCGCCGTCATCGGTCCGTGCGCGGACGACCCGCGCGCGTTCCTGGGCTGCTACTCCTATCCGATCCACGTCCTGGCGCGCCATCCCGAGTATGGTCTCGGCCTCGAGGTGGACTCGTTGCCCGAAGCGCTCGCCAGCGAGCTCCCCGCTGCCGAGATCGTCACCGCTCCTGGGTGCCCGCTCGCTGAGCCCGACCGCACCGGCATCGCCGATGCCGTCTCGCTCGCGAGCTCGGCCGACGTCGTCATCGCGGTGGTCGGGGACCGCGCGGGGATGTTCGGACGCGGAACCTCTGGTGAGGGCTCCGATGCCGTGGACCTCAACCTCCCCGGAGTCCAGGGAGAGCTGCTCGACGCGCTGCTCGATGCCGGAACCCCGGTGGTCATCCTCAGCCTCTCCGGGCGACCGTATGCGCTTGGCCGGTACCGCGACCGCGCCGGCGCCCTCGTCCAGGCGTTCATGCCTGGTGTCGAAGCAGCCGGTGCCTTGGCCCGCATGCTCTCCGGCCGCATCGATGCCGGCGGACGACTGCCGGTGGAGATCCCCGCGTCGACCGGCGGTGCACCGCACACCTACCTCGGCCCGGCGCTGCAGCACGACGGCGACCGCATCTCGAACGTGCGGGTCGCGCCCGCATTCCCGTTCGGTCACGGCCTGTCCTACGGCAGCACCCACTGGGAACCACTGGTCGTCGAAGACCGGGAGATCCCCATGGACGGCACGGTGCGCGCCTCGGTGACCGTGCGCAACACCGGGGACCGACTGGCCTGCGACGTCGTCCAGCTGTACGCCCACGACCCGGTAGCGAGCGTGACCCGGCCGGTCCGCGAGCTGGTGGGCTTCCAACGGTTGCGGCTGGACCCCGGGGCGAGCAAGACAGTGACGTTCGCCGTGCATACCGACAGGTTGTCTTTCACCCGCGGCCGGGCGGAGCGGGTGGTGGAGCCGGGGGCTGTGGAATTCTTCGCGGCGCGGTCGTCGCTGGAGGTGGTCTCGTCCGAAGTGGTCGAACTAGTGGGTCCAACTCGATGCGTGGCCCCTGGCCAGCGCGTCCTGACGACGGAGGTTGAGATTGTCTGA
- a CDS encoding sugar phosphate isomerase/epimerase family protein yields the protein MSEQFTARSWPIAASTLPFAGVTRAGRLQHEADAGEWAAVFDEVAAAGFDHVDLTDSWLRVGDVAAERYGELAAAAAEAGVAFGSVSVIRQSVIHAERGAENLAYSHRTIEAAAALGIETVSVGLHQELSPAQREALWFWTQPGHQDRPEDWDLAVARLRELGDHAAQVGVLLSLEMYEDTFLGTGESAVRLVEDIGSEVVGLNPDIGNLVRLHRPVETWRSLLEATLPYTNYWHVKNYSRTEDPDRGLYVALPATMESGLIDYRTGLKLAVEYGFQGVICTEHYGGDGLSVSAANRDYLRRHALPKRGDYELGRSRVRQINRSGAAS from the coding sequence TTGTCTGAACAGTTCACTGCCCGGTCGTGGCCGATCGCGGCCAGTACGCTGCCCTTTGCCGGAGTCACCCGTGCGGGCCGGCTCCAGCACGAGGCTGATGCTGGTGAGTGGGCGGCAGTCTTCGATGAGGTGGCTGCGGCGGGGTTTGATCATGTCGATCTGACCGATAGCTGGCTGCGGGTGGGGGATGTGGCCGCCGAGCGGTATGGCGAGCTTGCGGCGGCGGCTGCTGAGGCGGGTGTGGCGTTCGGCTCGGTCTCGGTGATCCGGCAGAGCGTGATCCACGCCGAACGTGGTGCGGAGAACCTTGCCTACAGTCATCGCACGATCGAGGCGGCTGCTGCACTGGGGATCGAGACGGTCTCGGTGGGGTTGCATCAGGAGCTGAGTCCTGCCCAGCGTGAGGCGTTGTGGTTCTGGACCCAGCCGGGTCATCAGGACCGCCCGGAGGACTGGGACCTGGCAGTGGCGCGGTTGCGTGAGCTCGGCGATCATGCCGCACAGGTCGGGGTGCTGTTGTCGTTGGAGATGTACGAGGACACGTTCCTGGGAACGGGTGAGTCGGCAGTGCGCCTGGTTGAGGACATCGGTTCGGAGGTGGTGGGGCTGAATCCGGATATCGGGAACCTGGTCCGGTTGCACCGGCCGGTGGAGACGTGGCGCAGTCTGCTCGAGGCGACGCTGCCGTACACGAACTACTGGCATGTGAAGAACTACTCCCGCACCGAGGATCCCGATCGGGGTCTCTATGTGGCGCTGCCGGCGACGATGGAGAGCGGGCTGATCGACTACCGGACCGGTCTCAAGCTCGCGGTGGAGTATGGCTTCCAGGGCGTGATCTGCACGGAGCACTACGGCGGTGACGGGCTGAGCGTGTCTGCGGCCAACCGCGACTACCTGCGCCGGCATGCGCTGCCCAAGCGCGGCGACTATGAGCTGGGGCGCAGCCGGGTGCGCCAGATCAACCGGTCTGGGGCAGCGTCATGA
- a CDS encoding LacI family DNA-binding transcriptional regulator — protein MVAKEFRESRDALAEGSVDRRRPTLGDVAQRADVSAPTVSKVLNGHTDVSAATRKRVQQVIDELGYVRRQARGAPGTSGVEVMVDRIVTPYAAEILGGVTYAAENVEADVIVGRFHRSGPDQTPLPPQAWARRLASRGRSGAIVLTAHLSPSYVRELHQEHLPVVVVDPLDLTNPEVPSVGSTNWAGAFAAAEHLLGLGHRRIGAIGGRQDSIAANARISGYRAALGAAGIAAADEQVEFAGFDFDSGQDVARGWLERQERPTAIVAASDTQALGVLSAAAQQGLRVPEDLSVVGYDDTHVARWSVPALTTVRQPLHEMGRVALQMVLDLAQGLPISARHIELATELIVRDSTTAAQSQE, from the coding sequence ATGGTTGCGAAAGAGTTTCGAGAATCGCGCGATGCTCTGGCGGAGGGGTCCGTCGATCGTCGCCGGCCGACGCTGGGTGATGTGGCGCAGCGCGCCGACGTCTCTGCTCCCACAGTCTCGAAGGTGCTCAACGGGCACACCGACGTGTCTGCGGCTACCCGGAAGCGGGTGCAGCAGGTGATCGACGAGCTCGGCTATGTTCGGCGTCAGGCACGAGGCGCACCGGGGACGTCGGGCGTCGAAGTCATGGTCGATCGGATCGTGACACCGTATGCCGCCGAGATCCTTGGCGGAGTGACCTACGCCGCCGAGAACGTCGAAGCAGATGTGATCGTCGGCCGGTTCCACCGCTCGGGACCCGACCAGACGCCACTCCCACCGCAGGCATGGGCGCGACGACTGGCCAGCCGCGGGCGGTCGGGGGCGATCGTGCTGACCGCGCACCTGAGCCCGAGCTATGTGCGAGAGCTTCATCAGGAGCACCTACCGGTAGTTGTGGTCGACCCGCTCGACCTGACCAATCCGGAGGTGCCGAGCGTGGGCTCGACGAACTGGGCCGGCGCCTTCGCCGCCGCCGAGCACCTCCTCGGCCTGGGGCATCGCCGGATCGGTGCTATCGGCGGACGCCAGGACTCGATCGCTGCGAATGCGCGGATCTCGGGCTACCGGGCGGCACTGGGCGCAGCCGGGATCGCTGCGGCGGACGAGCAGGTGGAGTTCGCGGGCTTCGACTTCGACTCCGGCCAGGACGTCGCTCGAGGCTGGCTGGAGCGGCAGGAGCGGCCGACGGCGATCGTCGCGGCCAGCGATACCCAGGCGCTCGGCGTGCTCTCCGCGGCGGCGCAGCAGGGGCTTCGGGTGCCTGAGGATCTCAGCGTCGTGGGCTATGACGACACCCATGTGGCCCGCTGGTCCGTCCCGGCCCTGACCACTGTGCGTCAGCCGTTGCACGAGATGGGCCGAGTCGCGCTGCAGATGGTGCTCGATCTCGCCCAGGGTCTTCCGATCAGTGCCAGGCACATCGAGCTCGCCACCGAGCTCATCGTCCGTGACTCGACCACAGCAGCACAGAGCCAGGAGTAG
- a CDS encoding 3-hydroxyacyl-CoA dehydrogenase family protein — MTTPTIAIVGSGYMGGGIAQIFALAGHQVRIADVDAATAQSNYQRILTESREFVDGGLLAPGATETIQTNLSAANTIEEAVEGADFVEEAVPEIIEIKHTILGRISAANSSATIGSNTSTISIEALAGGVNGPERFLGVHFSNPAPFIPGVEVIPHPGTDQARIPGVEHLLLGIDKIPARVKDSTGFVLNRLQYALFHEATQLVEEGVATTEDVDAIVRTTFGFRLPFFGPFAIADMAGLDVYDFCYRSLQTRFPERFATPESLTELTEAGKLGTKTGGGYRDVDPDRIADLVAYRNRAYARMKEVLAELGPSPFE; from the coding sequence ATGACCACACCCACGATCGCCATCGTCGGCTCCGGGTACATGGGCGGAGGCATCGCCCAGATCTTCGCCCTGGCCGGCCATCAGGTCCGCATCGCCGACGTCGACGCCGCCACCGCGCAGTCCAACTATCAGCGCATCCTCACCGAAAGTCGCGAATTCGTCGATGGCGGTCTGCTCGCGCCGGGCGCAACCGAGACGATCCAGACCAACCTGTCCGCGGCGAACACCATCGAGGAGGCGGTCGAGGGCGCCGACTTCGTCGAAGAGGCAGTTCCCGAGATCATCGAGATCAAGCACACGATCCTCGGCCGGATCTCCGCTGCGAACTCCAGCGCCACGATCGGGAGCAACACCTCGACGATCTCCATCGAGGCACTCGCCGGCGGGGTGAACGGCCCGGAGCGATTCCTCGGCGTGCACTTCTCCAACCCGGCTCCGTTCATCCCCGGCGTCGAGGTGATCCCGCACCCGGGGACCGACCAGGCGCGCATTCCCGGCGTCGAACACCTCCTGCTCGGCATCGACAAGATTCCCGCTCGGGTGAAGGACAGCACCGGGTTCGTGCTGAACCGCCTGCAGTATGCGCTGTTTCACGAAGCCACCCAGCTGGTCGAGGAGGGGGTGGCGACCACGGAGGACGTCGATGCGATCGTGCGGACCACGTTCGGCTTCCGACTGCCGTTCTTCGGCCCGTTCGCGATCGCCGACATGGCTGGTCTCGACGTGTACGACTTCTGCTACCGATCCCTGCAGACACGCTTCCCGGAGCGCTTCGCCACTCCTGAGTCCCTGACCGAACTGACGGAGGCGGGCAAGCTCGGGACGAAGACCGGGGGAGGCTACCGGGACGTCGACCCGGACCGGATCGCCGACCTGGTGGCCTACCGCAACCGCGCCTACGCACGGATGAAGGAGGTTCTGGCCGAGCTCGGCCCGTCGCCGTTCGAGTGA
- a CDS encoding dihydroxyacetone kinase family protein, which translates to MTRLHNDPDEFVAQALEGFLAVHSGAVRGVDGGVVRAQEMSEGQVAVVIGGGSGHYPAFAGVVGPGLAAGAVCGNIFTSPSAGQAYRVATAAEAGGGVLFSYGNYAGDVIHFGKAEQQLRAEGIDTRTVLVTDDIASAPAQNHLERRGIAGDLVVFKIAGAAAERGDGLDEVERLARLANERTRSLGVAFAGCTFPGADEPLFTVPEGMISIGLGIHGEPGIRDVPAMGADELAATLTAELLADVPADRGDRAVVLVNGLGTVKYEELFVLYRGVARELERAGVSIVEPECGELVTSLDMAGVSVTLLWLTEELEELWSAPAHTPAFRKGTLTGTGTGTGTGVGMGTGTGVGMGTGAGRGRAQHHRARASAAPRPVAVPAASARSLEQARAAITWLSTAQTTLHEHAEELGRLDAVAGDGDHGVGMTRGIDAALAAASVAAGDGLRALLAAAGEAWSETAGGTSGALWGAALQALGPVLDDVDLVSQPRTWGTAARAALETIQQLGKAQPGDKTMVDALDPFVRTLEERLGAGEAPVTALSAAADAATSAAEQTARLRPALGRARPLAQKSLGHPDPGATSLALVTSAVASSLAGPQQRRPDLT; encoded by the coding sequence ATGACGAGGCTGCACAACGATCCCGATGAGTTCGTAGCGCAAGCGTTGGAGGGTTTCCTGGCCGTGCACAGCGGCGCGGTGCGCGGGGTCGACGGCGGTGTGGTCCGGGCTCAGGAGATGTCCGAGGGGCAGGTCGCTGTGGTGATCGGGGGCGGGTCGGGGCACTATCCGGCATTCGCCGGCGTGGTCGGGCCGGGCCTGGCGGCGGGGGCGGTCTGCGGCAACATCTTCACCTCGCCCTCGGCGGGGCAGGCCTACCGGGTGGCCACGGCGGCCGAGGCGGGTGGGGGAGTGCTGTTCTCCTATGGCAACTATGCCGGTGACGTGATCCACTTCGGCAAGGCCGAGCAGCAGCTGCGGGCGGAGGGGATCGATACCCGCACGGTGCTGGTCACCGACGATATCGCCAGCGCACCGGCGCAGAATCACCTGGAGCGGCGGGGGATAGCCGGGGATCTGGTGGTGTTCAAGATCGCTGGTGCCGCTGCCGAGCGTGGCGATGGTCTGGATGAGGTCGAACGTCTCGCGCGGCTGGCCAACGAGCGCACCCGCAGCCTGGGGGTCGCGTTCGCCGGGTGCACGTTCCCGGGCGCGGACGAACCGCTGTTCACCGTCCCGGAGGGAATGATCTCCATCGGGCTGGGCATCCATGGTGAGCCCGGTATCCGTGATGTGCCGGCGATGGGCGCTGACGAGCTGGCCGCCACACTGACCGCGGAGCTGCTCGCGGACGTACCGGCCGATCGCGGTGATCGGGCGGTCGTACTGGTCAACGGGCTGGGTACGGTGAAGTACGAAGAGCTGTTCGTGCTCTACCGCGGGGTGGCCCGCGAGCTGGAACGAGCCGGGGTGAGCATCGTCGAACCTGAGTGTGGGGAGCTGGTCACGAGCCTGGATATGGCCGGGGTCTCGGTGACGCTGCTCTGGCTCACCGAGGAGCTCGAAGAACTGTGGAGTGCACCGGCACACACGCCGGCCTTCCGGAAAGGAACCCTGACCGGCACCGGCACCGGCACCGGCACCGGAGTGGGCATGGGCACCGGCACGGGAGTGGGCATGGGCACCGGAGCGGGCAGGGGCCGGGCCCAGCACCACCGCGCCCGCGCCTCGGCGGCGCCCCGGCCGGTAGCGGTGCCCGCGGCCTCGGCCCGCTCGCTGGAGCAGGCTCGGGCCGCGATCACGTGGCTGAGCACAGCGCAGACCACGCTGCACGAGCACGCCGAAGAACTGGGCCGCCTGGATGCCGTGGCCGGTGACGGTGACCACGGGGTCGGCATGACCCGGGGGATCGACGCCGCCCTGGCGGCCGCATCCGTAGCCGCAGGGGACGGGCTGCGTGCGCTGCTGGCTGCGGCCGGGGAGGCCTGGAGCGAGACCGCCGGGGGTACCTCCGGTGCTCTCTGGGGCGCCGCACTGCAGGCCCTCGGTCCGGTCCTGGACGACGTCGACCTCGTCAGCCAGCCGCGCACGTGGGGCACCGCGGCCCGCGCAGCCCTGGAGACCATTCAGCAGCTCGGCAAGGCTCAGCCGGGCGATAAGACCATGGTCGACGCACTCGACCCGTTCGTTCGCACGCTCGAAGAACGCCTCGGTGCGGGCGAGGCGCCGGTCACCGCGCTGAGCGCCGCGGCCGATGCCGCCACCAGCGCGGCCGAGCAGACCGCACGACTACGACCAGCCCTCGGGCGTGCCCGCCCGCTGGCCCAGAAGAGCCTGGGACACCCCGATCCCGGGGCGACCTCGCTCGCCCTGGTGACCTCCGCCGTCGCCAGCTCACTGGCAGGACCACAGCAGAGGCGACCTGACCTGACCTGA
- a CDS encoding alpha-amylase family protein yields the protein MTFTDDDPGTFDLDFWVDLMKRTRSNALCVSAGGYMAFYPTQLPYHRRSANLGDGDAFGDLVAEARALGMHVMARVDPHAIRADAAQAHPEWLARDEDGNAIEHSSMPGVYWTDPFSTYLTEHITEIAQEITREYDVDALFANRWETVKGVSYSEPVARRFHADTGYHLPRASDLEDPAWPAYSAWRSHRFSELVGRWDDAVRSVKPHVRFMPNRSASLTRDLVRELIEDRYPMFVIDKQGRWDDEPAWIPGQIGKRARGLWPDRPAALLASVGTEDHVLRWKDSVTNPHELRSFVVDGFAQGARPWFSKFKADLFDHRWVEPIVEAFDWHARTEHLLEGLTVTADVALLDCRAPLGPTPWQLSDRHPRAHEDGVYQALIEARIPFEYIADETLTAERLEGIRVLVLHSGSDLDPEHVQILEDYVARGGSIVAAYDASLTGQSDRRLALGETLGVRLVEDVRGPVKNNYITLTPGHPVSAGYDGATRIVGGTRVLGVEAVDDTEVAFRFIPDYPDLPMEEVYPRSFDGPPAVVTREHETGARTVYIAFNIGEVYWQALQSDHGRLIANAVRWALGGTSPRVEVNGCGLIDIAVREGQDQLAVSLVNLNHPMAMRGQRHETVALVDQTIVVRLPAGVSSVTARLVLADQEIEATVTGGLATMRLERLDLFETVHLVW from the coding sequence GTGACGTTCACCGACGATGACCCGGGGACCTTCGACCTCGATTTCTGGGTGGACCTGATGAAGCGCACCAGGTCCAATGCGCTGTGTGTGAGTGCCGGCGGATACATGGCGTTCTACCCCACGCAGCTGCCGTACCACCGCCGCAGTGCCAACCTTGGCGACGGCGACGCGTTCGGTGATCTCGTCGCCGAAGCGCGCGCACTGGGTATGCACGTGATGGCGCGGGTGGACCCGCATGCGATTCGTGCCGACGCCGCACAGGCTCATCCCGAGTGGCTCGCGCGAGACGAGGACGGCAATGCGATCGAGCACAGCTCGATGCCCGGGGTGTACTGGACTGACCCGTTCAGCACGTATCTGACCGAGCACATCACCGAGATCGCTCAGGAGATCACGCGCGAGTACGACGTCGACGCACTCTTCGCCAATCGCTGGGAGACCGTCAAGGGCGTCTCCTACTCGGAGCCGGTCGCACGGCGGTTCCACGCCGATACCGGTTATCACCTCCCGCGGGCGAGCGATCTCGAGGATCCGGCGTGGCCCGCCTACAGCGCCTGGCGCAGTCATCGGTTCAGCGAGCTGGTCGGCCGGTGGGACGATGCGGTCCGGTCGGTCAAGCCGCACGTGCGCTTCATGCCGAACCGCTCGGCGTCGCTCACCCGGGACCTGGTGCGCGAGCTGATCGAAGACCGCTACCCGATGTTCGTCATCGACAAGCAGGGCCGCTGGGATGATGAGCCCGCGTGGATCCCGGGCCAGATCGGCAAGCGCGCCCGGGGGCTCTGGCCGGACCGTCCAGCTGCCCTGCTCGCCTCCGTGGGCACCGAAGATCACGTGCTGCGGTGGAAGGACTCGGTGACGAACCCGCACGAGCTCCGCAGCTTCGTGGTGGACGGCTTCGCCCAGGGTGCGCGGCCGTGGTTCTCCAAGTTCAAAGCGGACCTGTTCGACCACCGCTGGGTGGAGCCGATCGTTGAGGCCTTCGACTGGCACGCACGCACCGAGCACCTGCTGGAGGGCCTGACGGTCACTGCCGACGTCGCACTGTTGGACTGCCGCGCCCCGCTCGGCCCCACGCCGTGGCAGCTGTCCGACCGACACCCGCGGGCGCATGAGGACGGCGTCTACCAGGCGCTGATCGAGGCCAGGATCCCGTTCGAGTACATCGCGGACGAGACGCTCACGGCTGAGCGCCTCGAGGGAATCAGAGTGCTCGTCCTGCACTCCGGATCCGACCTGGACCCGGAGCATGTGCAGATCCTGGAGGACTATGTCGCCCGGGGAGGCAGCATCGTCGCCGCCTACGATGCCTCGCTCACCGGCCAGAGCGATCGCCGGCTCGCCCTGGGCGAGACGCTGGGCGTTCGCCTGGTCGAGGACGTGCGCGGCCCGGTCAAGAACAACTACATCACCCTCACTCCGGGCCATCCGGTCTCGGCCGGCTACGACGGTGCTACCCGCATCGTCGGTGGTACCCGGGTGCTCGGGGTCGAAGCGGTCGACGATACCGAGGTGGCCTTTCGCTTCATCCCGGACTATCCCGACCTGCCGATGGAAGAGGTCTATCCCCGCAGCTTCGATGGCCCGCCAGCTGTGGTCACGCGAGAGCACGAGACTGGGGCGCGGACCGTCTACATTGCCTTCAACATCGGCGAGGTCTACTGGCAGGCACTGCAGTCCGACCATGGCCGGCTGATCGCGAACGCGGTGCGGTGGGCACTCGGAGGTACTTCGCCGCGGGTCGAGGTCAACGGCTGCGGGCTGATCGACATCGCGGTGCGCGAGGGCCAGGACCAGCTCGCAGTATCGCTGGTCAACCTCAATCACCCGATGGCGATGCGCGGGCAGCGGCACGAGACCGTGGCGTTGGTCGACCAGACGATCGTGGTCCGGTTGCCCGCGGGCGTCTCCTCGGTCACGGCACGCCTCGTGCTCGCCGATCAGGAGATCGAGGCCACGGTCACCGGCGGGCTCGCGACGATGCGCCTAGAGCGCCTCGACCTGTTCGAGACCGTCCACCTGGTGTGGTGA